One Enterobacter asburiae genomic window, GTTGCTTTTCATCAACCACGGGGATCCGCCACATAAAGAAAAGCAGGCAGGTCAGGATCGCCAGCAGCAGAATGCGTACCCACATCATTTTCACCAGCCATAATGAAATAGCGAAGGTGATGAGGATCACCGCGATCGCGCGGGGCTTCGCGCCGGGCGGCATGGCCCGGTGTTTTTGCCAGTGCCGCAGATAGCCGCCAAACCATGAGCGGTAGAGCAGCCAGTGGTGAAAACGCGGCGATGAGCGGGCGAAGCACCAGGCCGCCAGCAGGATAAACGGCGTGGTCGGCAGTAAGGGTAAAAACACACCCAGCGTGCCAAGCACTACCGCGAGCCAGCCAATGATGATTAAAATAGTACGCTTCATAATGCGAATCGTTATCAAACTGAACGGCTACTTTATCACTGGAGAGCGCCTTGAAAACAGCACTGCTTCTTGAGAGGCTGCAAAATCAGCTGATTGCTCTGCGGGAGCAGGCTACACCGCTAATGGGGCACGCCACGCTGAAGCCGCGCTTTGACCGACAGCTTTTTCGTACTCGCAGCACCGTCATTCAGGATTACCTGGCGGAAACGCAGACGAACCTCGACGAGCTTCGCCATGCGGTTGAGAGTGAACAGCAGGAACAGGTGGCGTGGCTTGCGGAGCATCTCACTGAACAGATCACTGCTCTGCATCGCGAAATCGCCGCCTGGCCGCTGCGCGCCTGGGACAGCGCCTCGCCGGGGCTCGGTAAATGGCAGCGCAAGCGGCTGGAAAACCAGGAGTTTGAGCGCCGGCTGTTTGAGATGAAGCGCGAACGCGAAGTGCGGCTGAACAACAGCGAAACGCTGGAAGAGCAGCAGCTATTGATGCGCGAGATTAGCGCGCTGGAAGGACGCATCGTCCGCTGCCGTCAGGCGCGGGATGAGATTGAGCGCGTCATTGAACGTTTGACCCGTTAACAGGAGCCACACCCATGTCACTGGAAAATGCACCCGATGAGGTCAAGCTGGCCGTCGATTTGATTATGCTGCTGGAGAATCATGAGATCCCCGCCGAAACGGTGCTTAAGGCACTGGAGATTGTGCGGCGGGATTTTGAGGGAAAACTTCCCCCTCACCCAGCCCTCTCCCCTGAGGGGAGAGGGTAAAAACAGCCCGCACCAGATTATTCCCTCTCCCTTCAAGGGAGAGGGTTAGGGTGAGGGTCATCTCCCTTAATCTCGCGCTTCACTTCCGTATGCTCATCACCTTTCTCGTTACGCAGGTGAACCTCAAGCTGGTTGAAGGCGATATTAATATCGTTTTCACGGCACAGACGATCGATAGAGCGGTTAAGTTCATCCACCGTGTAGCTGCGGTCACGCAGCTCGCGCACGTATAAACGCAGCTCGTGATCCAGCGTACTCGGCCCAAAGGTGGTGAAGAAGACCGCCGGAGCCGGATCGTGCATCACTTTCGGATGTTCTGACGCCGCCTTGAGCAGCACCTCTTTCACCTTCTCCAGATCCGATCCATAGGCTACGCCCAGGCGGATCACCACGCGCGTCAC contains:
- the rsmS gene encoding pleiotropic regulatory protein RsmS; protein product: MSLENAPDEVKLAVDLIMLLENHEIPAETVLKALEIVRRDFEGKLPPHPALSPEGRG
- a CDS encoding DUF454 family protein; the encoded protein is MKRTILIIIGWLAVVLGTLGVFLPLLPTTPFILLAAWCFARSSPRFHHWLLYRSWFGGYLRHWQKHRAMPPGAKPRAIAVILITFAISLWLVKMMWVRILLLAILTCLLFFMWRIPVVDEKQQKH
- the priC gene encoding primosomal replication protein N'' — its product is MKTALLLERLQNQLIALREQATPLMGHATLKPRFDRQLFRTRSTVIQDYLAETQTNLDELRHAVESEQQEQVAWLAEHLTEQITALHREIAAWPLRAWDSASPGLGKWQRKRLENQEFERRLFEMKREREVRLNNSETLEEQQLLMREISALEGRIVRCRQARDEIERVIERLTR